AGGCTTCCTCCATCACGGGGAGGTTGTTGTCATACCCTTCCCCTTGCATGAGCCGCCAGGCTTCCTCCGGAGGCAACCAGCGGGCCCCGCCGATTTCGGACAGGGCGGGATGAAGCGCCTCGGACGTCGCCTCCACCAGATAATAGTGCACTTCTTTTTCCACATCTCCGTGATCGGGGTGAAAATAGCGGTAATGAACCGATGTCAACGGGCGAAGAATTCGCCCGGAAACCCCCGTCTCTTCCCGGATTTCCCTCAGGGCGGTCTCCTCGTTCGTTTCCCCCTTCTCCCTCTTTCCCTTGGGAAGCGTCCACCGGGAATACCTGTCCTCGATCAGAAGAATTTCCGTTCGGCCATTTTTCCGGCGGAACACCACCCCGCCGGCCGATACTTCCTTCAATCCGTCCACAACCTTTCCGCCCTGGTGTTTTAAGATCGGAATCGCTCCGCTTTCCCGGGCGATTTTCTTCCGCTCCCGATCTTACGTCTGCAAATGCTCCTCTGTCCTGAACGCCGCGATTTTAGCATAACACAACGGAAATGTGGATGGCAGGACAAATCCTCCGTCCGCGGGGGAAAATGCGGAAAAGCCCCCGACGGACAAACCGCATTTCCCGACTCCGTTCAAGAGGGATCCGCCTCGTCCCATGACAGGGTGGTCACTTCCGTATACTCGCCTTCCCGGATCTCTTCCTCGGACGCCCGCTGCTCCAGCTCTTCCCGGTCATCCATCCCCGGCGCGACGGTCGGCTCCTGATCGCGCTTCCGTTTTCCCTGTTTCATCGATTTCCCTCCTTCACCCCTTCACCGCCGAACCATCGGGATGCCGTTCGGCATCCCTCCGGTCCTGTCCGGTTTATTGGTTTCTAGGGGTATCCTGCACGGGGGAGAGACCGTTCATACCGGATTCAGTCCAACTCGATTCCCATCCAGTGAGCGTCGTAAAACCGACCGTCGATGCAAAATTCCCTCGAGATGGTTCCCTCCACCTTGAAGCCGACCGAACGGTACAGGCGAATGGCCCGTTCGTTGTCCGTCCGGACCCGCAGGTTGATCTTCCGGATCTTCCCGGTTTGCCGGGCCCATTGAAGCAAGGCTTGGAGCAACTGTCTTCCGATCGACATCCCCCAGTACTTTTTGCGGACGCTGATGCCGAATTCGCCGGCATGGGCATTGCGCTTCCGTTTCCCCGGCTGAAAATTAAGCATGCCGGCCATCTCT
The Planifilum fimeticola DNA segment above includes these coding regions:
- a CDS encoding NUDIX hydrolase, whose amino-acid sequence is MKEVSAGGVVFRRKNGRTEILLIEDRYSRWTLPKGKREKGETNEETALREIREETGVSGRILRPLTSVHYRYFHPDHGDVEKEVHYYLVEATSEALHPALSEIGGARWLPPEEAWRLMQGEGYDNNLPVMEEAYRHLGLLAGES
- a CDS encoding GNAT family N-acetyltransferase, encoding MGFEQVSTLPDGRRLVLREAVLEDAEEMIVFVQKTLGESDYLLFEPGEFRPSVGEQRQLLEQCARSDTHLYLIAEVDGEMAGMLNFQPGKRKRNAHAGEFGISVRKKYWGMSIGRQLLQALLQWARQTGKIRKINLRVRTDNERAIRLYRSVGFKVEGTISREFCIDGRFYDAHWMGIELD